One window from the genome of Clarias gariepinus isolate MV-2021 ecotype Netherlands chromosome 15, CGAR_prim_01v2, whole genome shotgun sequence encodes:
- the htatip2 gene encoding oxidoreductase HTATIP2: MRLVESWSGVVFTSVSVLVPVIAVLLHFMENSPESEDYKGLDAAALEDHFRQMNKSCFILGASGETGKALLKEIVERKVFTKVTLIGRRQLSFEDKTYENVVVQEVVDFEKLDEHAQAFQGHDVGFCCLGTTRAKAGAQGFVRVDHDYVLKSAELAKAGGCTHFHLESTKGADKTSSFLYLQTKGQVEADVEQLGFERFSIYRPAVLLVNREESRPAEWMARKFFGAVSLVFPTAMSIPITSVARAMVFNTLMEGQRKTEILENKAIYNLGRIGEKH, translated from the exons ATGAGGTTAGTGGAGAGCTGGAGTGGTGTAGTGTTCACTAGTGTATCTGTTCTAGTCCCTGTGATCGCGGTGCTTTTACACTTCATGGAGAATTCACCTGAATCAGAGGATTATAAAGG GCTTGATGCTGCCGCACTCGAGGATCATTTCAGACAGATGAATAAAAGTTGCTTCATCCTTGGTGCTTCTGGAGAAACAGGAAAAGCTCTCCTGAAGGAAATTGTGGAGCGCAAAGTTTTCACCAAAGTTACTCTGATTGGGCGACGGCAGCTGAGCTTTGAGGATAAAACTTACGAAAATGTGGTA GTGCAAGAAGTGGTGGATTTTGAGAAACTGGATGAACACGCCCAGGCATTTCAGGGTCATGATGTTGGATTCTGCTGCCTCGGCACAACCAGGGCAAAAGCAGGAGCT cAAGGATTTGTCCGTGTGGATCATGACTACGTACTGAAATCAGCAGAACTTGCCAAAGCCGGTGGCTGCACACACTTCCACCTGGAGTCGACTAAGGGCGCTGACAAAACCAGCAGCTTCCTTTATTTACAAACCAAG GGTCAGGTTGAAGCGGATGTAGAGCAGCTGGGCTTCGAGCGATTCTCCATCTACAGACCTGC CGTGCTCCTGGTGAACCGAGAGGAGAGCCGACCGGCCGAATGGATGGCACGCAAGTTTTTTGGCGCCGTGTCACTGGTGTTCCCCACGGCCATGTCCATCCCCATCACCAGCGTGGCTCGAGCCATGGTCTTCAACACGCTCATGGAGGGGCAGAGGAAAACCGAGATCCTCGAAAACAAAGCTATTTATAACCTCGGGAGGATCGGGGAAAAACATTAA